A region of Toxorhynchites rutilus septentrionalis strain SRP chromosome 1, ASM2978413v1, whole genome shotgun sequence DNA encodes the following proteins:
- the LOC129761648 gene encoding aladin-like: protein MAALDTFPNLPLQGEIPVCERDGRICSLPINEVDSSNLCKQLSYPEINIGRELFHHAAGHVQDHRRTIMVPINETLIKRITRTFFEEGPVEALNEAANSNSQHYNVFLGSLARYMLVLVDVGNSIKFFLKPHLKEQGVGSVGKYTQTRDWSKSAIRCIRWHPNCFKIAIAASDDSIRVYGDEPSIVPILKSGLQKSITSLAWRPFTAGELAVGCQNGALIWNIDPNSLITRPLSQAVRLRHGNHFPVTSVEWSPNGCLLASASINDPAILIWDVDQNKQVPLRRVGPPCALLKWSPTGSRLCATTVSNVFRVWKTDRWTPDRWTINSGTIQSVVWSHSGSHLLFVTTEESLLYCLGFIEDEVFTSTFAPKSALPIADLSKITIGKVEVGGRPQALAWCPRSRYLAVTFKDTPAIAIFNTVNVAHSRLNITPLCFLTGIGIESASCISFQENLGHRSNEKLQTVLTIGWSSGRIQYFPFV from the exons ATGGCTGCTTTGGACACATTTCCCAATCTTCCCTTGCAAGGAGAAATTCCGGTTTGTGAACGCGACGGGCGCATTTGCTCATTGCCAATCAACGAAGTAGATTCATCTAATCTTTGCAAA CAACTTTCCTACCCGGAAATTAACATCGGGAGAGAATTGTTTCACCATGCGGCCGGTCACGTTCAGGATCATCGCCGTACAATTATGGTACCGATCAATGAAACGCTCATCAAACGCATCACACGCACATTTTTCGAGGAAGGTCCGGTCGAAGCACTGAATGAAGCGGCCAATAGTAACAGTCAACACTATAATGTTTTTCTGGGATCTCTGGCGCGATACATGTTAGTTTTGGTAGATGTAGGAAATAGTATAAAGTTTTTCCTGAAGCCGCACCTCAAGGAACAAGGAGTTGGTTCGGTTGGGAAATATACACAAACTAGAGATTGGTCCAAAAGTGCAATTCGCTGCATTCGTTGGCATCCAAACTGTTTTAAAATTGCAATTGCGGCATCGGATGACAGCATACGAGTGTACGGGGATGAACCTAGCATTGTTCCTATCTTGAAAAGTGGCTTACAGAAATCGATCACGTCGCTAGCTTGGCGTCCATTCACGGCTGGCGAATTGGCGGTGGGATGTCAAAACGGTGCGCTCATATGGAATATCGATCCGAACAGTCTCATCACAAGACCTCTTTCACAAGCTGTTCGGTTGAGACATGGGAATCATTTTCCTGTTACATCTGTTGAGTGGAGCCCAAATGGATGTTTGCTTGCAAGTGCCAGTATAAACGACCCCGCCATCCTCATTTGGGATGTGGACCAAAACAAACAA GTACCTTTACGTCGAGTTGGACCACCATGTGCGTTGTTGAAATGGTCACCCACAGGATCTAGATTATGCGCAACAACGGTATCGAATGTTTTCCGTGTTTGGAAAACGGATAGATGGACTCCCGACCGTTGGACAATCAATAGTGGGACAATTCAATCAGTCGTATGGTCACACTCTGGATCACATCTCCTGTTCGTCACAACAGAAGAATCGTTGCTGTACTGTTTAGGGTTCATCGAGGACGAAGTATTTACTTCAACCTTCGCACCAAAATCGGCACTTCCTATTGCTGATCTCTCGAAAATCACAATCGGCAAGGTGGAAGTGGGAGGACGTCCCCAAGCCTTGGCCTGGTGCCCACGAAGCCGCTATTTGGCAGTAACATTCAAAGATACTCCAGCTATCGCTATTTTCAATACGGTCAACGTGGCCCACAGCCGATTGAACATAACGCCATTGTGTTTCTTAACTGGAATTGGAATAGAAAGTGCCTCCTGCATTAGCTTCCAGGAAAATTTGGGACACCGGTCAAACGAGAAACTGCAAACTGTTTTGACTATTGGATGGTCTAGTGGTAGAATTCAATATTTTCCTTTTGTTTAA